The following nucleotide sequence is from Mangifera indica cultivar Alphonso chromosome 17, CATAS_Mindica_2.1, whole genome shotgun sequence.
aaaactttatagCATTAAACACCATGACAAGCTCTTTTAAGACAACACTCTAAGTCATGAATCTAATAATGTTTCAATCTCGATTATTGATAGGATAAGCAACCAAAGTTGTCCAACCCTAAGAACACTAACGTACCACCACTTGAAGCCATTTGGACCTCGTAGAAGAAGGTGATTGCACGTACCCCTGCACCTCTCACTCCTTGATCAACAAGACAATATTCATCAAACAACATCTCAAACCAACTTATTGTTCACTTGTTTGTTACAATAAGTGTTGTGTTAAAACTAGCCAACTTAAGGTATAAAACTGTTAGGAACTCAACCGCTTATgcatttaaaataagaaaataaaatacaaaaatataataaactaaaaattatttcattaataaaataattacaatattaaactgaaaaatttaAGGAGTTCGAAACCTCctaatttagataatttaagGACTTCAAGACCTCCTATTTTTCGATTATTCAAAATGCTAAAGACCTTCTTAGATAAACAAAGGTTGAccgttaaaattataaaactttaatatatttttcttttcattttatttataaaaaaatgtaccTTATAGATTAAGACAAGTATTTCAATcttaatatatttcttttattgaaaaatcatctTACCCTTCAAATgagtgatattttttaattatatatatatatatttcttaagtGCACTATGACCCCACGCACTTTACTTTTCATTATCCAATTCACAGCTTTATCGGCCACTATCCAccttatcatttttctttcgatttttcttttctctctcttcctttcttctCTGCGTTTCCCACCACTGTcccctctttttcttttttttcctctctcctctggtttctcttcttctcttctgtattttttttttttgtgtttcttcACGTTTGGCGGACTTTCTTCCCCAACCAACCAGACTTTTATCACGAATCCTTCGCCgcgttcaaaattttttttctcgtcactctcttttcttcttgttttcatttttctcagcCATCTTTTCGACGTCGATTCCGGTAACTCTTCAGTTATTTGGTGGTCGATTTGTCTCCCCGTCGGATCTATAGCTctgatactatttatttatctaaaacaagaaaataaaatataaaaacctaaaaattattttattaataaaaatattataaggattttatcaaaattataaaattttaatattttttttctttttcttttaaaatctaAACATCCTATTTATAAAATAGCTTTAAAGCTATTGAGGATAAGAATCACAAAAGCGATATGCGTAAAGATAATGCCTACAAATGTACAAAGTAGGCCTCTGTTCAATGTCCAAAGACACTGGTACTATAACTGACCTTAGGATAAAGGCTAGAACAAGCCATCAAACTTGTAAACCAGACGTGATTGAAATTAGTTGTGTAATCCAATGAACACTACATAGACCTATTTCTGTAATGGTATTTCTGTAAAAGTGAATGATGAatgtaatcaaattataaagaCCAAGGTGTTTTTAAAATAGTTCAGCCGTTGCGTGAGACGCTACGTTCACATTTAAGTTGTTTAGGCCTCTGAAAAGTTAGTATATTAGTGTTGATGATGACAAAGGAATTGGAAGTGAGGGATCCCCGAAAGGTTTTTTTATCTTAGTACAATTCTGGGACGAAAAGGTATATCTCTATTACTTGCATTGAGTATTCTTATTTTGCTTTGCAtggaaatagaaaaattttaggccaaaggactaataCTCACTCCAAATATGTTGTTATCTTAAATTTtctcttgttaattttgaaaattttatttacttatttatgaaCGGTTAAGTCTATTTattttaagggcaaaattgttattttatatttaatattaaaaataaacataaattttattttattttctcttttatactgtacaaattaataatttttcctaacCAAAGTTCTCTCTTCTTagggttttaaatttttcagattcaatttttcggtGATGAAGAGACTTCTTCAATGATCTTCAGATAACGTCTCTTCCTTTTCGGTAAGTTCTCTTTTTGGTTGTCTTCCTTGACATTGTCATCAACGAAGATCTCCTCTTTATAGATGACAATGACGATGCCGTTGCCGAGGAGAATGGTTAGAAGGAGGGCGCATcagagagaaaaagatgttGCTTAGAGATTGTCAGAAAAGTCTCTTCAtcgtcaaaaaattgaaaaccttaaagagaaaaatgctatttttgaaaacttgggttaaaaaaaattattaatttttagggctTTAGAAGaggggaaaataatataacaaacatGCTCAATTTTAATTACctatgagtagataaatgagatttttaaaattaattaaagaaactTGGGAAAATAACATACTTGGAGGGTGGGGGGCTGGGGAACAAACCTTTGGCCAAAATTTTGTGATCCTACTTGAAAGAAAGTAAGAAATTTAGTTTGTCACCCGGGAAGGTCGTGAGAATCTGTATAGACAGTTGCTTCAAGATGGCTTATCACTTTTTACTGTTCAAACCGCCGCATCATTCCCATCGAAGATTTCAATTCCAATCAGCAggctttttattttcaaaaagttATTCATGattcaagaattaaaatttcaattgagGGACTTCTCTTGTTTCATGGGCAAAATGGTCTTTACACCACATGCTGGCCCGGTATAAAGTGGCGATTTGATGGTCATATTGGTCACTAGCAGATGGAAGGGGGTGAATTTGATAGGGTCAAGAGAGAAGAGTGCAAGCGAACCAAACATGACTCCCTCTTCTCTAAATGGAAGGTTTGCTTTTTCTCCTGATTTCCTTCTCATCTTCATAAATTTCGGATCTTTTAGGCCTGTGTgctttgttttcatttctttgttgtAAGCAGTACTGTATATATCATTTGATCATGTACCCACTTTCTCAATTCACTCTTGCCAGCAGCTTCCATTGTGCTGAGGCAAGTTTGCTTTATGGGATTCTCTGTCACTTGTGAAATATCACTTATTTTGACTTAATGTCTTCATAATTAATCTTGAACTAAGCATATTAACAAACAATTTCGTACTCTACCTTAAGATACTGTCAAAATGACCGTATTGATTCAACTTTCAATTGCCTTtgcttgtaaaaaaaaaaaagccatgtAGTCCATTATTTAGCAGTAGTTGATGTCAGAGTGAACTATATGTTGTTACCAGACGTTTCATACCACAGGAATAAGCATTTGTGGGTTTTGATTTGATGGCTATTGTTATGGGTGATTACATTTTAGCGCTTATTATGTGTCTGCGTTCAGGTTCTTGTTGGACCTTCTGATTGGGAAGATTATTCACTTGGGAAGGAAGGTGCAGCAAGATATAGGGTTCAGAACCTCCCTACTAGTGCAGGTCCAGGGCTTTATGAGCTTGCTGTAGCAGTGCCTCGCAAGGGCTTAGGACGCGAACTTGACAAGCTCGACTCAGATGGTGTGGCTGTAGTTTACCTTGGACAAGCTGACAGCGTCCGTACACGGCTCCAGTGTTATGGCCGCAATGGTGCTCATTTGAATAAACCAAATGACTCTGGCCTCAAAAATGGGCCTGGATATTTCGAGGATATATTCAGTAGAGGCTTCTCCATTGTGTACAGATGGGTTCCTGTAAGTTCATCTCTTTAAATCAACAAAAGGTTCTGGGTGAGTTTGTTCATgttgatgttaatttttttgttttttttgtttatttcttatatcctagaatttagaaattttgtttGGTGCACATTCTTGTTTTTCGATGAGCTGAATTGGGCTTTTATGATTTAAGGTCCCAAAAGGTATATAGTTAACCAAAAAGGCAGTTGAAAAAAGTGCATCCACCCAAAATCTATTGGAAACTTGGTTTTGAAAAGAAGAGCCTGAGTTATATTCATAAATTGGTGATTCTTGCTTTCAACTACCCCATTTTGTTGGGGTGAGTAAACTTAAGAGGACTCATGAAAATTGCCTTCCTGTTTGTTGACAGATGGAAAACAAGGCAATTGCTCTGAAAACTGAAAATCAGCTGCTCGATAAACTTGATTATGCTTGGAACAAAGGCAGTAATGGCAAGCGTCGCCATGATGATGTCCTTAGGAAACTCAATAAAATTGCTTCAAGCAATATTCAGCTTCCTAAACCTGTCAGGAAGCTTCTATATTTCAGTCAAAAACCTGTGGGCATCAAAATTGAAGGGATCAAACTGCTTCCACCAGGGAATAAATTCAGTGGTTATCCTGATGAGGACAGCTACAACTTATTTCCTCAAGTTTTCAAGTTTAGCAAATCAAAGCTTCGGTTAGTTTCTGATAGACATGGTGCTGGTGAGGTCAATACTGGTGCTTGTGGGGTTTCCTTGGGTGATGGTTCCATCTGTAGAAGCCGGCCAGTTGAAGGGAATAAAAGGTGTGATGAGCACAAATGGAGGAAGGCCTATGGTTCCAGTTCCAAGTCAGCGGGAACATCTCAAGATTTACCTTCTGCGGTTATTGATTCTAGTGCTAGCAATGCTTTACATTGTGATGAAACTAAACCTGGAAGAGTGCAACCCAAAGCTTCCTTGGAGAGGCCAGTGGTCAACCGCCAGTATGACACTTTATGTGGTGTAGAATTAGGTAATGGGTGTGTCTGTACCAGAGAGCCTGTTACTGGAAGGGTGAGGTGTGAAGAGCATAAAGGTTTGAAGGTCAGTGGGCTCATCTCTAACTCAGCTGCAAAAGATAGATTGAATGGAGATGATAAGTGTTCAAATTTCAGTACAAGTAATGATATGAAATATCGTAACTCTGTTTGTGGAGCACTCACACTCAGTGGTTCATACTGCAAAATGCCAGTGAAGGGTAATGCAAGGTGTTGGCAGCATTCAGTAGACACGCATTCAACAGCCAGTGCGTATGATGATGGGAAATCTGGAGGAGCCTCTTTTTGTGGAGCACTCACACTTTGCGGTTCATATTGCCAAAGGCCAGTGAAGGGTAACGTAAGATGTTGGCAGCATTCAGTAGACACGCATTCGACAGCCGGTGCATATGATGACTTGAAATCTGGAGGAACCTCTGTTTGTGGAGCAGTCACACATGGTGGTTCATATTGCAAGAGGCCAGTGAAGGGTACTGCGAGGTGTTGGCAGCATTCAGTAGACACGCATTCGACCGATGGTACATATTATGACTGGAAATTGGGAGGAACGTATTGGCAGCATTCAGTAGACATGCGTTCAACAGTCAGTAGATATGATGACTGGAATTCGGGAGGAAGCTCTATTTGCGGAGCACCCACACGCAATGGTTCTTATTGCAGAAGGACAGTTAAGGGGGGTGGAACTTGTTGGCAGCATTAAACCAAACCAGAGGTATTAAATGTCTCAGAAGTTACACTTCAGGAGTATAAATAAAGAAAGCTCCTGCTGGTGTAGTCTctttatgtatttcatatttcttagGGAACTCTGATCACAGGCCCTTAGCTTTATACTAGTTTGTATCTCTGTAGAATAATTATCGGTTGCATATATACACTAAGGGTGCGTTAgatttgaataatcttttattataaaacataaaagattACTACGAAAATGTGtaattattatgaaaaaatatactcttgagattaaattaaaactggggtgaaaaatagtccttcggcctaacagaaataaaaatcaatttaatcaacTAATAAAACGGACCTGCGaatgaaatcataacaaaaagGTTGGAACTTTACTGGCAATGGAACAGAACGATTAGACAATAGAACATTAGTGGCAAAACAAGTAAATTGTTAGAAGgttagaaaatttcaaaaacagaCTGACTAATTAAAGCTAAGACTCAAAatctatataaacaataattttacgTCGATAGAACAAGGCAAAATAAAAGTGAAGGATGGCAATCTTGGGTCGGCTGTGTTGATGTTGTGCTTAGTACTAATTTTGAGCATGGCAACGGTTAAGCTGGTAGATGGTGCAGCTACTCCAAACAATCCTTGCGAGACTGGATTTGAACCAGAATGTCCCCATAATCAACCATCCACAAGCCATGAAGAAGAAGCTAACAAATATAATCGTGGTTGCTCGGCAACTTTTCGTTTCCGCCGGGGTCGAAACAGTAGCCCCGGGTCTAAACACTAGAGATAACAGTAGCCACATTTACTTAATTACTAACAAGGAAAAAttcatttcttatattattataaaggaATATACTATTATCTCTagtgttttatttcttttttaccctggtgattgattatttttctaaaaattgttGGGTAATATGATTCAAAAAAAGATTGTTTTGTGGGTAATTAAGTTTTCTCTCAATAGACATAATTGTGTTTTGTCCAAAATACAAGTACAAGTTTAGGTTTTTGGATCCTTACTCGATAAACCCATACCTGTATAAAATGCATTATTTATGAGCAGGTTGGATATGTCTATAGATACCCACAGGCAATTTACTTTCTCCACCAATCAACATAACTTTTCATCAGTCTAACATTCTTTCAGTTTATATAAACAagttaattagatttatttgtaaacataattttattcttttttctttcgtGAATCAATATGACTTCACTGTATAACAATTTCGATGGTTGATTAATTATAAGCATATGCCAATTGATTATTCCCTACTCAGTTTGCGTTTGTATGAATCAAACAACAACTAAAGTAATTGCTTAACTTCCCAAACAAACAACATGGAGTTGCTTTGTATCTGGCTAGGTCTCCATCCCTTTTCCTAAAGTTTAGACTCTTCTCTGACTTGATGCATTCTTGGGAATGATTTTTCACTAGAAACAATTCAGAcccaccaaaaaaattaaaccaaataaaataacatctcaGATCTGTCTCacaatgtttattattttcaattctaaCTCTAAACTAGCTCCTTCTCTTATGCAGAGTCTTTACTCCATCACATGGGCTACAACTTCTAACCATTAATGGACTGTAATTTCGGACTTCTTAAATTCATGTCAAATGACATGTTGTGTACTGCAAAAACCAAGCAAAGCAATAAAAGTTTCCACAAGTTCATTTATACAATGAATAACACCTAGAAATGGAATCAgtctaaaaatcataaatttattccACTTAGGCtcatcaaactttcaaattaggCGGTCTGTCAAActatataataaattcaaattccatATTTTGATTGAATGATGCAGAGTTATTCTAATCCTGCAGCTGAATCTTTTCAGCCATGGCATGAAAACTAAGAGCTAGAATATGCAATAAATGTTAGCATCATCAGTTTACCAATTACCAATACTAAGCATGTTGAGAAAAACCTGTGGATTGGATGAGGATATGTTACTGTTAACAACTAGAAATATTCAACTTATATCTACATTGGTTTTACAACTTCCGAATCAATATATCAATATGAAGGCAGTATTAAGAAGAAATGCTTACTCTGACTATTGACAACTAGAAACGCCCATTGGAAGGTctctaaagagaaaaaagattcCTAATACCCAGTTTCTCTTTCAAGGGCAAATCATTCAATACCAAACACTGCCCCTGGTTTTGCTTGAAATGATGGTTTCCAATATGAGAAACAACTAAAACGACTTTCTCATTCATAGAATTAGAATATAGCCACGTGGACAtgcatacataaaataatataaatgggCATCATAAAGACAGTGTAAACACGATAGAGATTACAAGGGGAGGGTCCTCCACGTTAAAGAAAACTTATACTTTTacaaaagagaattttttttcctttttgtgttGCTTCAGAAGAGGACATGATTGGTCAATCGCAGAAACATACAGTGAATCACATGATTTTAGTCATTACTCTTTCCGTCAATGATGCTACAATATAACTGTAACTACTGATGTTTCAACTCTAACTACCTGAATTAAGAAATGGTGAAAAAATctagagaagagagaaaaaaaaagcaagcaAGACTTGTGCCTATAAGTACCACGCTAAGTTGCTCATCTTTTCATTGTGACAGAAAGAGAGATGGAGATCCCTGTGATAGATTTCAATGATCTTGAAGGCAAGATGAGGGACAAGACAATGGCGCTTCTGCATCAAGCTTGCGAGAAGTGGGGCTTCTTTCAGGTGAAGAGGACaggattttccttttttttttgaattgaatatttgatCAACACTTACATTCTGATACCAAAATGCTTGCGCTCTGCAGGTTGAGAACCATGGAATAGACAAGAAGTTGATGGAAAAGGTGAAGCAGTTGGTTAACTCACACTATGAAGATAATTTGAAGGAAACCTTCTATGAGTCAGAAATGGCTAAGAGGTTGACAAACAAAGACCGTTTAAATGATATGGACTGGGAAAGCACCTTTTTTATCTGGCATCATCCAGAATCAAATATCAATGAAATTGCAAATCTATCAGAGGATCTTCGGTTAGTCACTACGAATCTATGATGCTAGAATTGCACTTTCAGCTTATATATCTCAAtcaatataatatctatacatGTATTGAGCTATATGCGATGTGTACATGCAGCAAAACAATGGATGATTACATTGCTCAAGTAATTAAGCTAGCAGAGAAGCTTTCTGAACTCATGTCCGAGAACCTTGGTTTAGAGAAAGATTACATAATGAAAACATTCTCTGGAGAGAAAGGTCCTTCTGTAGGGACAAAAGTGGCAAAATATCCTCAATGTTCTCGTCCAGAGCATGTGAGAGGACTTCGTGAACACACTGATGCTGGAGGGATCATCCTCCTACTCCAAGATGACCAAGTTCCAGGTCTTGAATTCTTGAAAGATGGAGAATGGATAAAAATCCCACCATCCAAAAACAACACCATCTTTGTCAACACAGGTGACCAAGTGGAAGTGCTGAGTAATGGAAGGTACAAAAGTGCATTGCATCGTGTAATGGCTGGGGAGAAAGGAAGTAGACTCTCCATTGCAACCTTCTACAATCCTGCTGGAGAAGCCATTATTTCTCCTGCTCCCAAACTCTTATACCCCAATTACTACAGTTTTCAAGATTACCTGAAGCTCTATGCCACCACGAAGTTCTCAGACAAAACCCCCAGATTCGAGTCAATGAAGAAAATGACCAATGGCcacaaaaatgttattatataaaagcATCGGTTAGGCTAAGAATTCTATGTGAGGGTTTATTTGTCAGTTTCACATTACATGTTCTATAGGAGAATGTGTTTTTATTACTGCCCATCTAGGAAAGAGAGTTATGTACTTGTGTTGTTTGGATATGTTGAGAATATAACAAATGATGCTATCTGCCCatcatttatcttttatataaattgaagtaCACACCATTtaagtttaattaggaaagcagTTTATGTATTCCCTAAAATGAAATCCATTTCAAAGTgacaaaacaaatgaaagacATTCgacaaaatgaataaatttataaaagagtATGAAGaagtctatatatatattagtatacTTTTGTAGTTTACAAAAGTTATACAAGGAAAGCATATGGCCATAATTATTCTGTAAAATTCACAACACTAGCTCTTTCCATTTATCTAACATAGAAAATTCATGCTTTGCGTGAATATTTTCTTGCATGTGCAAGTCAACAGCAATTAACATATTTCTCTCTAAGCAATTCCATCTTATCTGTTGCCTTACGTATTAATGTTGAGGTATAAAAAGACCACTAAAGAAACAAAACTGTTAAAATAAGATCACTTGGGAACAACCCTGATATATCTTGTTAATGAGTTATTAGGGTTTCTGGGACACATTTGAGTTCAGATATTAGACGTCTAGAAATTGAGAAAACTCACTCATCATAATACTCTTACAGCAGCccattttgattaaatttgttgGTAAGAAGAAATATCATAAGCCATTAGGGagaccccaaaaaaaaaaaaaaaagactaaatgTTTACACACCAGAGACAGCAATAACTGGtcaatgaaaatcaaaattttcagtttgtttCCACAGTACAACCTACTTAGCAACATCCAAGAAATGATCCAACCAAATAACATTTCAGATGAGAGCTTACAGGCTGAGATCTGTATGTTCCCAAAGACTGATTCAAACTCACATCAACAAGACTAATCTGAAAAGTCAACCCTAGAAGCTAgccaattttgataatatagaTTTGGTTAGGATTGAATTTGTGTGTTCAACAACTTCAATCAACAAAAGCTTATGAGACTTTAACAGCGGGGCACATTTGGTGACCAAACATAACAAAAAGTTTCCAAATTTCAGAGATTTGGAAAACATTTCAGTCAATTTACCAACTCGGAAAACAATCTGATCAATTGAATCCTGAGTTAAATGAACATTATGATTCAAGTTATTTTGGAAAAGGGAAAACAAGGATTCAGTCCATACTAGTTCATTAGAGATAAGACATTGGTGGGATGGAAGACAGATGAATTTGTTCTCGTTGTCTCCTCCACAAAGCAGTTTCTGGCACAAGGCTGAAACATGAGCTGGGTGCAGGCATTCCCTAAAAATCCTTGTTATTACATCACAAATAGGGTTGTTGATACCTTCTCTTCGCAATATCAAAGGAAAAACTAATGCATACTCGGCAGCTCTCTGATGGATCTTGCAGTATTCTATCAATGCACCCAGAAGGACACGAGAAGCC
It contains:
- the LOC123201150 gene encoding protein EFFECTOR OF TRANSCRIPTION 2-like, whose protein sequence is MEGGEFDRVKREECKRTKHDSLFSKWKVLVGPSDWEDYSLGKEGAARYRVQNLPTSAGPGLYELAVAVPRKGLGRELDKLDSDGVAVVYLGQADSVRTRLQCYGRNGAHLNKPNDSGLKNGPGYFEDIFSRGFSIVYRWVPMENKAIALKTENQLLDKLDYAWNKGSNGKRRHDDVLRKLNKIASSNIQLPKPVRKLLYFSQKPVGIKIEGIKLLPPGNKFSGYPDEDSYNLFPQVFKFSKSKLRLVSDRHGAGEVNTGACGVSLGDGSICRSRPVEGNKRCDEHKWRKAYGSSSKSAGTSQDLPSAVIDSSASNALHCDETKPGRVQPKASLERPVVNRQYDTLCGVELGNGCVCTREPVTGRVRCEEHKGLKVSGLISNSAAKDRLNGDDKCSNFSTSNDMKYRNSVCGALTLSGSYCKMPVKGNARCWQHSVDTHSTASAYDDGKSGGASFCGALTLCGSYCQRPVKGNVRCWQHSVDTHSTAGAYDDLKSGGTSVCGAVTHGGSYCKRPVKGTARCWQHSVDTHSTDGTYYDWKLGGTYWQHSVDMRSTVSRYDDWNSGGSSICGAPTRNGSYCRRTVKGGGTCWQH
- the LOC123200372 gene encoding 1-aminocyclopropane-1-carboxylate oxidase 1-like yields the protein MEIPVIDFNDLEGKMRDKTMALLHQACEKWGFFQVENHGIDKKLMEKVKQLVNSHYEDNLKETFYESEMAKRLTNKDRLNDMDWESTFFIWHHPESNINEIANLSEDLRKTMDDYIAQVIKLAEKLSELMSENLGLEKDYIMKTFSGEKGPSVGTKVAKYPQCSRPEHVRGLREHTDAGGIILLLQDDQVPGLEFLKDGEWIKIPPSKNNTIFVNTGDQVEVLSNGRYKSALHRVMAGEKGSRLSIATFYNPAGEAIISPAPKLLYPNYYSFQDYLKLYATTKFSDKTPRFESMKKMTNGHKNVII